AATTTTAAGGGTTAAAGGAATTTCTAAAGCTTCAAAGAAAATGTCTAGAGATGCAAAAGAAGGTGTTGTTGCAGTTTCTGGTGATGAAAACAAAATATCAGCAATAGAAGTTAATTGTGAAACTGACTTTGTTGCAAAAAACGATGATTTTATAAATTTCGTAAAAGAATTAAGTGAGATGAACAATGACAAAAATTCAAATATAGATGATTTAAATTCATCTAAAATGAAAAATGGTCAAACAGTTTCAGACAATCTAGTTGCGTTAGTTGCTAAAATTGGTGAAAAAATCACTATCGGAAAAGTAAAAACTATCAATAATAGTGGATCAACTAATTTTCATTATCTACATACAGTTGTTAAAGATAATTTATCAAAGTTAGCAGTATTAGTTTCTTTAGAAACATCAAACAAATCAGAAGCTTTAAAAACATTTGGAAAACAATTATCAATGCATATTGCAGCATCAAATCCATTAGCATTAGATTCTAGTTCATTAGATCAATCTATAATTGATAAAGAACAAGAGTTAGTTACTGAAGAATTAAAAAATTCAGGCAAACCAGAAGAAATAGCCAAAAAAATTAGCATTGGAAAAATGAATAAATTTAAAGAGGAAAATTCATTATTAACTCAAGCTTGGGTTATGGAACCAAAGAAAAAAGTTCAAGATGTAATTAAGGAATTAGGTATTGCTGATTTGAAAATAAAAGAATTTTCAAGAATAAAAATTGGTGAATAATGTTTGAGGAAAAATCTTACAGTTCTAAAATGGATAAAACTATAGATGTTTTTGTGAAAGAACTTGCGTCTTTAAGAACTGGTAGGGCAAATGCCTCAATGTTAGATCTTGTTAAAGTTGATGTGTATGGTCAACAAATGCCAATAAACCAACTAGCAAGTATTACTACACCTGAACCAAGAATGATTAATATTCAGGTTTGGGATGTAAATAATGTACCATTAGTTGATTCAGCAATAAAAAAATCAGAATTAGGTTTAAATCCTCAAATTGATGGTCAATTGGTAAGATTACCAATCCCAGAACTTAATGAAGAAAGAAGAACAGAGTTAAAAAGAATGATTAAATCAATGGGTGAAAAATGCAAAGTTTCTATAAGAAATATTCGTAGAGAAGCTAATGAGGAATTAAAAAAACTTTTAAAGTCAAAAGAAATTAGTGAAGACGAGGAAAAATCTAATGAAAAAAATATTCAAACAATAACTGATAATCACATAAAAGTTGTTGATGAAAAAGTCTCTTCTAAAGAAAAAGAAATAATGACAATATGAACCCAATTAATCATGTTGCCATTATTATGGATGGGAATGGTAGATGGGGTCTTAAAAACAAAAATAGTAGAAACGCAGGTCATAAAGCTGGTTTAAAAACTGTAGAAAAAATTATTACAGAATCAGTTAAACAAAAAATCAAATATTTAACTCTTTACACATTTTCTACTGAAAATTGGAAAAGACCAAAGAAGGAAATACAGTTTTTATTTCAATTATTAGAAAATTTTTTAGAAAATAAAATTAAGATTTTAGAAAAAAATAAGATAAAATTAAAAATTATTGGTGAAAAAAAAGCATTTTCAAAAAAAATAAAATATTTATTAAATAAAACAGAATCTAAAACCTCTAAAAATAATATTATGCAAATAAATCTTGCTTTAAATTATGGTTCAAAAAATGAGTTAATTAATGCTTTTAAAAAAATGATAAAAAAAAAATCTAAAATTAATGAAAATAATATAAAGAACAATCTTTATACAACAAATATACCTGATCCAGAATTATTGATCAGAACAGGAAATACAAAAAGATTAAGTAATTTTTTATTATGGCAAATTGCTTATACTGAAATTTTTTTTGAGAAAAAATTATGGCCAGATTTTACAGAGTATGACTACAAGAAAATTTTGAACAATTTTAGAAAATTGAAGAGAAATTTTGGTAATATTTAATGATAAAAGAATTAAATTTAAGAATTTTCACATCAGTTGCTCTAATTGTTTTGTTAGCATTAATGTTTAAATATTCTGTTGTTTTGATTTCAGTATTACTTTTAATCTTTGTGGTTTCATGGTTAGAATTTAATAACATTTTAGAAAACATATATAAAAAAAATACGAATATTTTTTTTAAAAATTTATCTAAATTTTTTATTTTCATTTACCTTTTATTTTTTATGAAAGTTATTGTAGATGAATTTTTACAAAACCAACCAAACATAAGTTGGAATTTAATTTTTGTAATATCAATATGTATTCTTTCTGACATAGGTGGTTTTATTTTTGGAAAGTTTTTTAAAGGAAAAAAATTAACTAAAATTAGTCCAAACAAAACATATTCAGGTATGATTGGTTCATTTATATTATCAATCATTTTTTGTGTTATTTATAGCTACACAATAAGCTTTGTAGATTTTAAAACTATATTTTTATTAACAATATTAATTTCATTTATTTGTCAAATAGGAGATTTGTTCATTTCATTCTTAAAAAGAAAAGCTAAAATTAAAGATACTGGAGATTTATTGCCTGGTCATGGAGGTGTATTAGATAGAATAGATGGAATTTTATTTGCTTTACCAAGTGGTATTATTTTAATTAATTATTTTTATTAATGAAAAAAAAAATTGCAATTTTAGGTTCGACAGGTTCCATAGGTGAAAATACTCTCAAAATAATAGCTAAAGATAAAAAAAATTTTACCGTAGAATTATTATCAACCAATAAAAATATAATAAAAATTTATAAACAAGCAAAAAGATTTCAAGTAAAGAATTTAATAATTCATAACAAACAAAGTTTCCTAAATAATAAAACTTTTTTTAAAAAAAAAAATAAAAATATTTCAAAATGTAAATGAATATTTTAAAAAAAATAAAAAGAAAAAATTAGATTACACAATGTCATCAATCAGCGGTTTAGATGGCTTGATACCGACAATAGAAATTATTAAAATGACAAAAAAAATTGCTATCGCTAATAAAGAATCAATTATTTGTGGTTGGTCATTATTAAGAAAAGAACTTGCAAAACATAAAGCAATTTTTATTCCTGTAGACTCAGAACATTTTTCAATACATGATCTGATTAAAAATGAAAATAAATCGGATATAAAAAAAATATTCATTACTGCATCTGGTGGACCTTTTTTAAATCATAATTTAAAATTAATTAAAAAAACAAATCCAAAAAATGCAATTAAACATCCAACATGGAAAATGGGTAAAAAAATTTCTATAGACTCTGCTACATTAATGAACAAAGTTTTTGAATTAATAGAAGCCATAAAAATATTTGATATAAAAAAATCAAATTTTAAGATTATTATTGAACCTTCATCATATGTACATGCAATTGTAGAATTTAAGAATGGTGTAACAAAATTTTTAACTCATCCTACTTCAATGCAAATACCAATATATAATTCTTTATATAATGTTAATCATAATTTCAAATTTGAAAAAATTAATCTTAATAAATTGAATAAATTAAACTTTCAAAATATTGATTTTAAAAGATTTCCTATCAACAAAATATTAAATCAAATAATAGATAACGATTCTCTTTTTGATACAGTTCTAATAACAGCTAATGACACATTAGTAGATTTATTTCTAAAGAAAAAAATTTCTTTTTATGAAATTTATGAAAAATTAAATACCATTCTTAATTTAAAAGAATTTAATATACTTAAATCAATTAGGCCAAAAAATATAAGTCAAATAACAGATATTAGTCATAAAGTAAGATTGAAAACACAATCTTTAAGTGTAAGATCCAGAATTTAATTATGAAAAAACTATTTACCTTAGTATTGTTTTTAATTTTATATTCTTTTCAAGTTAAGTCGATTGAAATTAACAAGGTTGAGATTAAAAACAACGATAGAATTTCCAAAGAAACAATTATTACATATGGAGATATAGAGCTTGGCAAAAATTATACAGAGTCTGATTTAAACAACATAATCAAAAATTTATATAATACTAATTTTTTTAATACGATTAATTTTACCATTAATAATGACATTTTAATTATTAATGTTGAAGAAAATAAATTAATTCAATCAGTTATAATCAAAGGAGTAAAATCTAATAGAATTAAAGAGTCTGTTTTGGAAAATCTATATTCTAAAGATAAAGCTCCTTTTTTGATTGATAAAGTAAAACAAGATTTAACAAGAATTAAAACTTCATTAAATTATATTGGTTATTATTTGGCAGAAGTAAATTCGAAAACTATAGACAATGATAATAATACAGTCGATTTAGTTTTTGAAATAAATTTAGGTGATAAGTCTAAAATTTCAAAAATTGAATTTGTTGGTGATAAAAAAATAAAAGATAGAATTTTAAGAAATATAATAATTTCTGAGGAGAGCAAATTTTGGAAATTTATAACAAATAAAAAATACGTAAATGAGAATACAATTAAGAGAGATAAAAGACTTCTAAAAAATTATTATTTAAATGAGGGTTATTTTGATGTTAAAATTGAATCTGCCTCTGTTAAATTTAAAGACGACAAAACTTTCAAACTTAAATTTAAAATAGATGCAGGTGAAAAATTTTATGTAAATAGTGTAAAATTGAATTTACCTTTAGATTACAATAAAGAAAATTTTTTAGCAGTACAAAATTCTTTAGATAAAATGGTAAATGAATTTTATTCTTTAAATAAGATAACTAAGACAATAAATGAAATTGATAAAATTTCCTTATCAAGACAATATGACTTTATTAACGCTGATTTACAAGAAATAGTTGTTGATAAAAATAAAATAGATTTAATAATTAATATTAAAGAAAGTGAAAAATTTTATGTAGAAAGAATAAATGTATTTGGTAACAACATTACCTTTGAAAACGTTATAAGATCTAAATTAGAAATAGATGAAGGTGACCCTTATAATGAACTTTTAAGCGCTAAATCAATGAATAATCTGAGAGCTTCTGGATTATTTAAAGAAGTTAACTCTGAAATTAGAGAAGGATCAGAATTTAATACTAAAATATTAGACATAACAGTTGAGGAGAAGCCAACAGGTGAAATTTCTGTAGGTGCTGGTGCAGGTTCTGATGGAGGCACAGTTGGTTTTTCAGTATCAGAGAATAATTTTTTAGGAAAAGGAATAAAGTTAGGAAGCTCTCTAAGAATTACGGACGACTCGATTACTGGTAAGTTTTCAGTAAATAATCCTAATTTTAATTATACAAATAAATCTTTATCTACTGTTTTTGAGAGTACTGTTATTGATAAAATGACTGAAAATGGATATGAAACCCACAAAACTGGTTTTTCTTTTGGTTCAGGGTTTGAACAATTTGAAAACATCTACTTTACCCCTACAATTTCAAATTATTATGAGGATTTAACAACAAGTTCTAAAGCAAGTTCGAATTTAAAAAAACAATCAGGCTCATATCTAGAGTCAAAATTTTCTTATAGTTTAGATTATGATATGAGAAACCAAAGGTATCAAACTTTTGATGGGTTTAGAAGCACATTTAGACAAACCTTACCTTTATATTCTGATGAATATTCATTTAGTAATTCTTATGATTTTAAAAAATGGCATAGATTTTCTAATAACATGGTAACCAGCATTAATTTTTTTGGCAAACATGTAAATTCAATCACAAATGATGATGTAAGAATAACAAACCGTTTTTATCTTCCAAGAAACAAGCTTAAAGGTTTTAAGTCAAGACAAATAGGACCAAAAGATGGAAAAGATTATGTAGGAGGAAATTATGCAGCAGCTGTAAATTTTGACACAACAATTCCGGGTATTTTAGATACGTTAGAAAATATTGATGTAAAATATTTTATCGATGCAGCTAATTTGTGGGGAATTGATTATTCAGATACAGTTGACGATAGTAATGAGGTTAGAGCATCTACAGGTCTAACTGTTGATTGGTTTACTCCTATTGGCCCACTAAATTTTTCTCTAGCTCAAGATCTTAATAAAGCAAATTCAGACAAAACTGAAAGATTTCAGTTTAATTTAGGTACAACATTTTAAATATGTATAGAATAGTTATTTCATCATTATTTTTTTTTTTAATATTTACAAATCTTTCTTTATCACAAGAAAAGATAGCATTTGTTGATATAGATAAAATTGTTTTTAATTCAGAATTAGGTAAAAAAGTTGAAAAAAATTTTAATGATGAGTTTAATAAAGAAAACGATAAATTTTTATTATTAGAGAAAAATCTTAAAGAAAAAGAAAATAATATTCTCAAACAAAAAAATATTTTGTCTGAAGAAGAATTAACCAAAAAAACTAGAGAATTAAGAATTGAAATAAATGATTTTCAAAAGAAAAGAATTTCCTTTACTGAAAAATTTAGACTTTCAAAAGTTAAACAAACCAATGAATTATTAAAAAAACTAAATCCAATTTTATTTAAATATGCGGAAAATAATTCTATATCGTTAATCTTAAGAAAAAGTGATATTGTTTTAGGTAAGTCAACCTTAGATATAACAGACGATATAATGGAAATATTCAACAAAAATGTTAAAAGTTTAAATTAATACATGTCTAGATTATCTAAAAATCAAATAATTGATTTATTACCCCATCGTGAACCAATGTTATTAATTGATGAGTTAATAAATATAAAGAAATTGCATTCTGCAACAGCAATTATGAATGTTAGAAAAGATGGTTTTTATGTTCAGGGGCATTTTCCTGGAAACCCAGTAATGCCAGGTGTGTTAATTGTTGAAGCTTTTGGACAAGCTGCGGCCGCTTTAACAGCTGCTGGTATTGATAAAAAAGAATATGAAAATAAATTAGTTTTTCTTATGAGTGTTGAAAAAGCGAGATTTAGAAATCCAGTCATTCCAGATTGTAGACTTGAGTTAAATATTGAAGCAATTAGATCCCATGGTAGAGTTTGGAAATATAAAGGTGAAGCTTTTGTTGATGGAAAAAAAATGGCTGACGCTCAATGGTCTGCTACAATTGTTGACCGAAAATAATTAGTAATATTTCTTGATAAGACTATCTTTTGTTATTTGATAAACAGAATTAAATGACAAATCCTTTTTTTGTAAATCACGGACCATTTAAAATTAGTGAAATTTTAAAATCTATTTCATTAGTATCGAATGAAGATAATGATAATGAAATTCATGATGTTAAAGACTTAGTTGCATCTACTGAAACAGATCTAACTTTTTTTCACAATAAAAATTATGCTGAATTAGCTTCTAAAACAAAAGCATCTTATTGTGTGACATTAGATAATTTAGTTACTTATTTGCCTTCTTCTTGTAAACCTATAATTGTTGAAAATGTTTTACTTTGTATTGCCAACATAACTAAAAAATTTTACCCGTCATCAGTAACAGATGATTTTGATAATGAAGTTTTTGATATTGAAAATACAGATCATAAAGAAAAAGTTAAATTTGGAAAAAATGTTTATATTGGAAAAAATGTTAATATAGGTAAAAATTGCAAAATAGGACACAATTCAATAATTGAAAGTAATGTAATTATCGGCGATAATTGTTCAATTGGTTCAAATGTAATTCTAAGAAATTCTTTGGTAAAAAATAATGTTAGTATTTTAGATGGTGCTATTATTGGAAAAAAAGGTTTTGGTTTTTTTCCGAATAAAGAAAATAATATTAGGTACCCACATATTGGAATCGTAATAATTGAAGATAATTGTGAAATAGGTTGTGGCGCAACAATAGATAGAGGATCTATGTCAAATACAATTATAGGAAAAAATACTTACATAGATAATCAAGTACATATTGCTCACAATAATAAAATTGGGAATAATTGCATTATTGCTGGTCAAGTTGGTTTTGCAGGAAGTTCCACATTAGGAGATAATATTATGATTGGTGGTCAAGCTGGAATATCTGGTCACCTTAAAATTGGAAATAATGTTCATATCGGTGGTGGTAGTGGAGTAATAAATGATATTCCAGATAATTCGAGAATTATGGGTTATCCAGCAACTAATTTAAGAAATTTTTTAAAAGGAAAAAAATGATACACCAAACTGCAATCATAGATTCAAATGCAAAAATAGGAAATAATGTTGAAATCGGTCCTTATTGCGTAATTGGTTCTGGAGTACAAATATCGGATAATAATAAATTATATTCTCACGTAAATATTTCTGGAAATACTAAAGTTGGAGAAGGTAATACTTTTTATCCATTTTGTTCGATTGGAAATAGTCCTCAAGATCTAAAATATAATGGAGAAAAAACCGAATTAGTTATTGGAAAAAATAATAGAATAAGAGAATATGTTACCATCCACCCAGGCACAGCTGGAGGTGGAGGCAAAACAATTATAGGTGATAATTGCCTATTTATGATTTCTTCTCATATCGCTCATGATTGTCTTATTGGAAATAATGTAATCTTAGCTAATAATGTACCAATCGGAGGACATGCGGAAGTAGGTGATCATGTAGTTATAGGTGGCAATTCGGCTGTGCAACAGTTTACAAGAATTGGAAAAATGGCAATGATTGGAGGAATGACAGGAGTGTTAAATGATGTAATTCCATACGGTTTATCCATTGGTAATAGAAACCACTTACAGGGCTTAAATTTAATTGGTTTAAGAAGAAAAAATATTTCTAACAAGGATATTCTTGAATTAAGTGAGGCTTATAAAGAGATATTTAAAACGGATAAACTTTCTGAAAATTTATCAAAACTTAATGGATCATTTCAAAACAATGAACTAGTTAAGGATGTAGTTGATTTTATAAATAAGGATAAAAAAAGACCAATTTGTTCACCATTTAGTAAATAATGTTAGGCTTAATATTTGGAGAAACTCAATTTCCAAAAGAAATTCTAAAAAAAATAAAAAAACTAAAGCTTAATTATTTTATAATTGATCTTTCCACTAATAAAATTTTTAATAAAGAAAAGAATGTAAATTATGTTTCACTTGGTCAATTTGGAAAAATAATAGAAATAATTAAATCTTATAAGTGCAAAAAAATAATTTTTGCTGGGAAAGTTAAAAAACCAAATTTTTCATCATTACAGTTAGATTTAAAAGGGATTTATTATATTCCAAAAATAATTAAGGCTGCAAAAAAAGGTGATGCAGCCATTTTAAAAGAAATTATTCAAATATTATTTAAAGAAAAAATTAAAGTCTTAAAATCAAACCATTTCAACCCTGAACTTACTTTAAAAAAAGGTGTCTATACAAAAACAAAACCTACAAAAGAAAATTTAAACTCAATTAAACATGGAGTTAAAATTTTAAATAAACAAAATTCTTTAGATCATATTCAAGGATTAGTAATTGATAAAAACAACAAAGTTTACAAAGAAGGAAGAGGTGGGACTAAAAAATTAATATATTCTATTAAAAAAAACAAAAATCTAGAAAATCTTTTGATTAAATTTCCTAAAAGAAAACAAGATTTGAGAATTGATTTGCCAACTATAGGAATAGACACTTTAAAAGATTGTAAAAAATTCTTTATAAAAGGAATAATTCTAAAATCTAACGCAAATATATTAATAGATAAAAAAAATTGTGTAAATTTTGCAAATAAAAATAAAATTTTTCTAAAAGTCATATGAAAAAAATATTTATACTAACTGGGGAAACTTCAGGAGACAAATTAGCTTCAAAAGTTATTTCTAAAATAAAAGAAAAAAATGATGATATTGAATATCTTTCAGTAGGAGGAAATTATTTAAACTCACTTGGTATAAGATCTATTTTTAACCTTAAAGAAATAACTTACATTGGTTTTACCAGTGTAATTTTAAACTTATTTAAAATTAAAAAAAAAATTGATTATACAGTAGATGAAATTATAAAATTTAATCCAGATATTTTATTCAGTGTTGATAGCCCTGATTTTACATTACGCGTTGCAGAAAAAATTAAAAAAATTAATCCTGAAATTAAAACAATACATTATGTTGCACCACAAGTTTGGGTATGGAGAGAAGGTAGAGTAAAGAAATTTAAAAACTTTTTAGATCATATATTACTGTTATTTAATTTTGAAAAAAAATATTTTGATAAAGAAAATATTAATAATACTTTTGTAGGTCATCCATTAGTTGAAAAACAAAATTTTCAAAAAACAGATATTTCAAATTTAATTGATACTAGTAAAAAAATTATTTCAGTTTTTCCTGGTAGTAGATTATCAGAATTAAAGCTATTATTACCTGTATTAATCAAATCTATAAAATTAATATCAAATAGATTTAAAAATTTACAATTTATATTTCATTCAACTTTAGAAAAAAAAGATTTTATTATAAATTTTATTTCTAAATATAATATTGAAAATATTGATATTATCTCTGATGATAAAATAAAAGACCAAATTTTATCTAAATCAATTTTTGCAATAAGTAAATCTGGAACTATATCATTAGAAATTTGTAGTCATAAAATTCCATCTATCATTATTTATAAAATGAACTTTATAAATTTTATGATTGTAAAATTTTTAGTGAAAATCAGATTTGCAAATATCATTAATATTATCAATGATAGAGAAATTATTCCTGAACTAATTCAAAAAGAGTGTAATCCTGATGAAATTTATAAATCAGTTACTTATCTTTTAAAAAATCCAGATTTGATGAAAGAACAAATCGAACAATGTCAAAAAACTTTGGATGAAATAAAATCTAAAACTTCCAGTGCTGACGAGGCTGCTAAAGTAGTCTTAAGTTATCTTGTTTGATAATCTCTTTAAAACCTCAGCTTTTCCAAGTGATAATAATATATCATATATACCAGGACCAAATTTTGAACCTGTAAGAACAAGTCTTAGTGGCTGACCCACACCTTTAAAATTAGTGTTGTGATTAGCTATTAAGTTATTAACTATTGGTTCAAGTTTATCTCTTTCAAATTCACTTAAATTTTCAATTTTATTGCTAAATTCTTTAATTATTTTTTTTGCTGTTTCATCTAAAATTTTTAGATCTTCTTGAGCTATCGAAACTTTATTAATAATTATATATTTTAAATTGTTGAATATATCTTCTAACGTTTTGGCTTTATTTTTCAAAAAAGATAGAGATGATTTAATATTGTCTTTTTTTTCTTCAGGAATTTTTTCTTTATATTCTTCACAATAGTTAATTAAATTTTCATATAAGAAATTTTCATCAAGTGTTTTAATATAGTGTTCATTCATCGACAAAATTCTACTCATATCAAGTTTTGATGGAGATTTACCTATTCCTTCAAAGTTAAAATATTTAATACTTTCTTCTTTCGTAAATATTTCCTTATCTTTATAAGACCAGCCTAATCTTAGTAAGTAGTTTCTTAAAGCATCTGGAATAATTCCGATTTTAGAATAATCATCTAACGTTGAAGCATTATCTCTTTTTGATAGTTTTTTTCCATCAATAGTGTGTATCAATGGTATATGTGCAAATTGAGGAACATCCCAATTCATAGCTAGATATATTTGTATTTGTTTAAATGTATTTATTTTATGATCATCACCTCTAATAATATGTGTCATTTTCATATTATGATCATCCACTGTAGCAGATAGATTATAAGTAGGTGTGCCATCATTTCTTAAAATAACAAAATCTTCAATAGTATTATTTTCTATTTCAACATTTCCTTGAACTAAATCTTTAAGAATTGACGTACCTTCAATTTTGCTTTTAAATCTTATAACTGGTTTTATATCTTTAGGAGCATCCTTCTCATCTAATTCTCTCCATTTTCTATTATAAATATAAGGAATTTTTTTTTGTCTTGCTCTTTCTTTTTGTTCTTCTATTTCTTCATTAGAGCAATAGCATTTATATGCAAAACCTTTTTTTAAAAGTTCGTTAGCTATTTCAATGTGATTATTAATCTGTTTAGATTGAATATATTCATCACCATCATGTTCTACACCTATCCATTTAAGGGAACTTATAATTTGATTTTTAAATTCTTCTTTTGATCTTTCTTTATCTGTATCTTCAATTCTTAAATAAAATTTTCCACCTTGGTTTTTTGAATATAACCAATTAAATAAAGCTGTTCTCACACCACCAATATGTAAAGGTCCAGTAGGGGATGGAGCAAATCTTGTTGCTACTTTTAACATTAAATGTGTTTAGACTATTTTTTTAGAAGTTTCTATATAAAGATACCAGTACACCTTGGACTTTTACTCTATCTGGACCAAAAATCTTTGTTTCGTAATTTCTATTTGCACTTTCTAAAGCTACAACTTTTCCTTTTCTTCTAATTCTTTTTAACATTGCTTCATGATCATCAATTAAAGCAACAACTATTTTACCATTATCAGCAGTGTCTGTTCTTCTAATAATTACCGTATCACCCTCATTGATACCAGCTTCAATCATCGAGTCACCTTGAACTTTAAGTCCAAAATAATCACCATTTTTTTCTAAATTATTTGGTAATGGAATTCTTGAAACTTCATTTTGAATAGCTTCCACTGGAGTACCAGCAGCAATTTTACCTAATATTGGAACTTCTACATCATCAGATTTAACTATTTCTTCATCTAAACCACCTTTGATTACACTAGGCGAAAAACTGTTATAAATATCGTTTGCAGATGCAGTTTCTGGAAGTTTTACAACTTCTAATGCTCTTGCTTTATGAGCAAGTCTTTTAATAAATCCTCTTTCTTCTAGAGCGCTAATTAATCTATGTATTCCAGATTTCGACTTTAGGTTGAGAGATTGTTTCATTTCTTCGTAAGAAGGCGAAACGCCTGAACTTCTCAACTTCTTGTTGATAAATAGTAGTAGGTTTTTTTGTTTTTTTGTCAGCATAAGAACAAATATCGTACAAATAATGTTCTATAAAAGTTCTTTATAATTCTCAATAGTGAAAAAAGTGAGTAAAATTGGGATATATTTAACTACAAAATTGAAAAAATAGAATTTTTTTCCAAATCTTTCAAAAGTGATTCACCAATTAAAAAAGTTTTAAT
The DNA window shown above is from alpha proteobacterium HIMB5 and carries:
- a CDS encoding translation elongation factor Ts (EF-Ts) (PFAM: Elongation factor TS; UBA/TS-N domain~TIGRFAM: translation elongation factor Ts); its protein translation is MSDIEKVKKLREATGAGFKDCNLAIKESGGDLDKAVEILRVKGISKASKKMSRDAKEGVVAVSGDENKISAIEVNCETDFVAKNDDFINFVKELSEMNNDKNSNIDDLNSSKMKNGQTVSDNLVALVAKIGEKITIGKVKTINNSGSTNFHYLHTVVKDNLSKLAVLVSLETSNKSEALKTFGKQLSMHIAASNPLALDSSSLDQSIIDKEQELVTEELKNSGKPEEIAKKISIGKMNKFKEENSLLTQAWVMEPKKKVQDVIKELGIADLKIKEFSRIKIGE
- a CDS encoding ribosome recycling factor (PFAM: Ribosome recycling factor~TIGRFAM: ribosome recycling factor), which gives rise to MFEEKSYSSKMDKTIDVFVKELASLRTGRANASMLDLVKVDVYGQQMPINQLASITTPEPRMINIQVWDVNNVPLVDSAIKKSELGLNPQIDGQLVRLPIPELNEERRTELKRMIKSMGEKCKVSIRNIRREANEELKKLLKSKEISEDEEKSNEKNIQTITDNHIKVVDEKVSSKEKEIMTI
- a CDS encoding di-trans,poly-cis-decaprenylcistransferase (PFAM: Putative undecaprenyl diphosphate synthase~TIGRFAM: undecaprenyl diphosphate synthase) translates to MNPINHVAIIMDGNGRWGLKNKNSRNAGHKAGLKTVEKIITESVKQKIKYLTLYTFSTENWKRPKKEIQFLFQLLENFLENKIKILEKNKIKLKIIGEKKAFSKKIKYLLNKTESKTSKNNIMQINLALNYGSKNELINAFKKMIKKKSKINENNIKNNLYTTNIPDPELLIRTGNTKRLSNFLLWQIAYTEIFFEKKLWPDFTEYDYKKILNNFRKLKRNFGNI
- a CDS encoding cytidylyltransferase family protein (PFAM: Cytidylyltransferase family), translating into MIKELNLRIFTSVALIVLLALMFKYSVVLISVLLLIFVVSWLEFNNILENIYKKNTNIFFKNLSKFFIFIYLLFFMKVIVDEFLQNQPNISWNLIFVISICILSDIGGFIFGKFFKGKKLTKISPNKTYSGMIGSFILSIIFCVIYSYTISFVDFKTIFLLTILISFICQIGDLFISFLKRKAKIKDTGDLLPGHGGVLDRIDGILFALPSGIILINYFY
- a CDS encoding 1-deoxy-D-xylulose 5-phosphate reductoisomerase (PFAM: 1-deoxy-D-xylulose 5-phosphate reductoisomerase): MKKKIAILGSTGSIGENTLKIIAKDKKNFTVELLSTNKNIIKIYKQAKRFQVKNLIIHNKQSFLNNKTFFKKKNKNISKCK
- a CDS encoding 1-deoxy-D-xylulose-5-phosphate reductoisomerase family protein (PFAM: 1-deoxy-D-xylulose 5-phosphate reductoisomerase; 1-deoxy-D-xylulose 5-phosphate reductoisomerase C-terminal~TIGRFAM: 1-deoxy-D-xylulose 5-phosphate reductoisomerase), which encodes MSSISGLDGLIPTIEIIKMTKKIAIANKESIICGWSLLRKELAKHKAIFIPVDSEHFSIHDLIKNENKSDIKKIFITASGGPFLNHNLKLIKKTNPKNAIKHPTWKMGKKISIDSATLMNKVFELIEAIKIFDIKKSNFKIIIEPSSYVHAIVEFKNGVTKFLTHPTSMQIPIYNSLYNVNHNFKFEKINLNKLNKLNFQNIDFKRFPINKILNQIIDNDSLFDTVLITANDTLVDLFLKKKISFYEIYEKLNTILNLKEFNILKSIRPKNISQITDISHKVRLKTQSLSVRSRI
- a CDS encoding Beta-barrel assembly machine subunit BamA (PFAM: Surface antigen variable number repeat; Surface antigen~TIGRFAM: outer membrane protein assembly complex, YaeT protein) translates to MKKLFTLVLFLILYSFQVKSIEINKVEIKNNDRISKETIITYGDIELGKNYTESDLNNIIKNLYNTNFFNTINFTINNDILIINVEENKLIQSVIIKGVKSNRIKESVLENLYSKDKAPFLIDKVKQDLTRIKTSLNYIGYYLAEVNSKTIDNDNNTVDLVFEINLGDKSKISKIEFVGDKKIKDRILRNIIISEESKFWKFITNKKYVNENTIKRDKRLLKNYYLNEGYFDVKIESASVKFKDDKTFKLKFKIDAGEKFYVNSVKLNLPLDYNKENFLAVQNSLDKMVNEFYSLNKITKTINEIDKISLSRQYDFINADLQEIVVDKNKIDLIINIKESEKFYVERINVFGNNITFENVIRSKLEIDEGDPYNELLSAKSMNNLRASGLFKEVNSEIREGSEFNTKILDITVEEKPTGEISVGAGAGSDGGTVGFSVSENNFLGKGIKLGSSLRITDDSITGKFSVNNPNFNYTNKSLSTVFESTVIDKMTENGYETHKTGFSFGSGFEQFENIYFTPTISNYYEDLTTSSKASSNLKKQSGSYLESKFSYSLDYDMRNQRYQTFDGFRSTFRQTLPLYSDEYSFSNSYDFKKWHRFSNNMVTSINFFGKHVNSITNDDVRITNRFYLPRNKLKGFKSRQIGPKDGKDYVGGNYAAAVNFDTTIPGILDTLENIDVKYFIDAANLWGIDYSDTVDDSNEVRASTGLTVDWFTPIGPLNFSLAQDLNKANSDKTERFQFNLGTTF